AAGCTTGGAAGAAACCGGCCGCAAAGGAAAAAACCGGCGTGCTGGCAAAATACTCAAGGCTTGTTTCCTCAGCTTCCCAAGGCGCGGTGACCGACAGGGTCTAGGGCCTAGGTCAGCCGCTTCGCCCCGCGTATTGCCTATTTTCGCAGCGGGAATATACTTTATTGCATGGAGTTGCTTCGCGGAAAAAACGTCATAGTGGGAATAACGGGCGGCATCTCGGCCTACAAGTCCTGCGAACTCGTGAGATCCCTAGTTAGAGACGGGGCGGAAGTGCGGTGCGCAATGACAAGAAACGCCGAGCGTTTCATAACTCCCCTAACCCTCCAGACACTTTCGGGAAACAAGGTCGCCTCGAACCTCTTTGACCTGACTTCAGAATCCGAGATAGGTCACATAAAAATCGCTGACGATGCCGATGTCGTAGTGGTCGCGCCCGCAAGTGCATCCTTCATAGGCAAAATCGCTTCGGGCATAGCCGACAGCCTGCTCGCAACCGTCATACTGGCGACAAAAGCTCCCGTAATCATCTGCCCGGCCATGAACTCAAACATGTACTCAAACTCAATAGTCCAGGAAAACATGGAAAAACTCAGGCGCCACGGATTCACCATAGTGGAGCCCGGCGAGGGAGACCTTGCCTGCGGATGGACAGGCAGGGGAAGGCTTGCGGAAACGGACGTTATAGCTCTTGAGATCCAGAAGGCGGTCACGCCGCAGGACTACGCGGGAGAGAACATACTGGTAAGCGCCGGGGCGACCAGGGAGCATATAGACCCCGTAAGATTCATATCAAACCCCTCGACCGGCAAAATGGGCTATT
This genomic stretch from Candidatus Dadabacteria bacterium harbors:
- the coaBC gene encoding bifunctional phosphopantothenoylcysteine decarboxylase/phosphopantothenate--cysteine ligase CoaBC — its product is MLRGKNVIVGITGGISAYKSCELVRSLVRDGAEVRCAMTRNAERFITPLTLQTLSGNKVASNLFDLTSESEIGHIKIADDADVVVVAPASASFIGKIASGIADSLLATVILATKAPVIICPAMNSNMYSNSIVQENMEKLRRHGFTIVEPGEGDLACGWTGRGRLAETDVIALEIQKAVTPQDYAGENILVSAGATREHIDPVRFISNPSTGKMGYSIARAGWLRGARATLVSGHSSLPDPHGVEVVRATNCDDMYEKIHERFERAHIVIKSAAVSDYSPCERSEQKIKKSEKQLSISLKKTRDILKSLGEEKKDRILVGFAAETENLVNNSRKKLDEKNLDLIVANDVTAPQAGFGEDTNIAWLVDRERVEELPLMSKFELANRILDRIKEIDRG